In Neisseriaceae bacterium CLB008, one genomic interval encodes:
- the pcnB gene encoding polynucleotide adenylyltransferase PcnB encodes MIKKWMKKLFNQKVQAGKRAPDVLPYGSHKIARDSLSFAAEKVIKRLQAEGYEAFVVGGAVRDLLLGIEPKDFDVATNAKPEEVHKVFRRSRIIGRRFKIVHVMVGPETIEVTTFRGGDVQTQNEQGRIMKDNTYGTQMEDALRRDFTCNALYYNPKTQEILDYHDGVADIKAKRLVMIGDPAERYKEDPVRIMRAARLSAKLGFTLAPKTQAPIAAQASLLAQEPPARLFDELLKLLFSGNAQACLKRLDELGVQRDVFPLLQAVLGQDENNPFVTIALESTDQRLREQKPVSVGFLLASLLWQPVYEKWQAYLAEGQKSVPALAAAMADVQDSLDHRFSVPRRFSATMREIWLMQPQFEARVGNRPFRLLAQNRFRAAYDFLLIRAQVGEVPQELADWWTQFQKANGDEQVQMIKDAPNGQTRAAAPKRRRRKPSGAQKSATRGAPQQAGQRHD; translated from the coding sequence ATGATCAAAAAATGGATGAAGAAGTTATTCAATCAAAAAGTACAGGCCGGCAAACGAGCGCCTGATGTGTTGCCGTATGGCAGCCATAAAATTGCCCGCGATTCTTTGAGTTTTGCGGCCGAAAAAGTCATCAAACGACTCCAAGCTGAAGGCTATGAGGCGTTTGTGGTGGGCGGTGCCGTGCGTGACTTGCTGTTGGGGATAGAGCCAAAAGACTTTGACGTGGCGACCAATGCTAAGCCCGAAGAAGTGCACAAAGTGTTTCGCCGCAGCCGCATCATTGGTCGACGCTTTAAAATCGTCCATGTGATGGTGGGGCCTGAGACCATTGAGGTGACGACGTTTAGGGGTGGCGATGTGCAGACCCAGAATGAACAGGGTCGCATCATGAAGGACAATACCTACGGCACGCAGATGGAAGATGCGCTACGCCGCGACTTTACCTGTAACGCGCTGTACTACAATCCTAAGACTCAAGAAATTTTAGACTACCACGATGGCGTGGCCGACATTAAGGCCAAACGTCTGGTGATGATTGGTGACCCGGCTGAGCGTTATAAAGAAGATCCTGTGCGCATCATGCGTGCGGCGCGTTTGTCTGCCAAGCTGGGCTTTACGCTGGCGCCTAAGACCCAGGCCCCAATTGCGGCTCAGGCTTCGCTGTTGGCGCAAGAGCCACCGGCACGCTTATTCGACGAGCTATTGAAACTATTGTTCTCTGGCAATGCGCAAGCCTGCCTAAAACGTTTAGATGAGCTAGGCGTACAGCGCGATGTGTTTCCGCTGCTGCAGGCCGTGCTGGGTCAGGACGAGAATAATCCTTTTGTCACCATTGCCCTAGAAAGCACCGATCAGCGCTTACGTGAACAAAAACCCGTTTCTGTGGGCTTTTTGTTGGCGTCGTTGCTGTGGCAGCCAGTGTATGAAAAGTGGCAGGCTTATTTAGCCGAGGGCCAAAAATCGGTGCCGGCTTTGGCCGCGGCGATGGCCGACGTGCAGGACAGCTTAGATCACCGCTTCTCGGTACCGCGTCGTTTTAGCGCCACCATGCGTGAAATCTGGTTAATGCAGCCTCAGTTTGAGGCCCGCGTGGGCAACCGTCCATTCCGCCTTTTGGCGCAAAATCGCTTCCGTGCTGCCTACGACTTCTTGCTCATTCGCGCCCAGGTAGGTGAAGTGCCGCAAGAGTTGGCCGACTGGTGGACGCAGTTCCAAAAAGCCAATGGCGATGAGCAAGTGCAGATGATTAAAGATGCGCCTAATGGCCAAACGCGTGCGGCTGCGCCTAAGCGCCGTCGTCGTAAGCCCAGCGGCGCTCAAAAGTCAGCCACTCGTGGCGCACCACAGCAGGCGGGGCAACGCCATGACTAA